The Polluticoccus soli sequence TCGAACACCCATCTGCTATTATTCATTCTGGTATTACACAACTGCAGGAACATGACGCAATATTTGCAAAAGAGAAAGGCTATAAGATAAAGCTAGTGGCTCAGGCCCGTAAGCAGCCCAACGGAGATATCGCAGCTTTTGTCCTGCCACAGTTTGTAGATCAAGGCTGCCAACTGTACGGTGTTGGCAATGAGTATAATGGAGTAGTAATCGAAAGTGGATTTGCAGACAAACAATTCTTCTATGGTAAAGGCGCTGGCAGCTTTCCTACTGCTTCGGCAGTGCTAAGCGATGTATCTGCACTTCGTTATGATTATAGATATGAGTACAAAAAACTGCGTACACAAAAGGTCAAGCTAACCACCGATTTCTACCTGCGGGTTTACGTAAGCTTTGAAGGCTTATTCCACGTACCACATGAACGTTTTGAGCGTATAGAAGAATGGAGCAGCAACGACAAGAGGTGCAGTGTGGTGGGCATTATACATTTCTCACAATTGCTCGATAAGGGCTGGTGGAAAAAGAAAAATGCATCACTGATACTATTGCCCGATGCATTTGTAGATAGACTGCCCGAAAAAGTGACCAAGAAGGAAGACGAGGCGGTATTCGCTTAGAAGCGTTCCGCCATACCAAGCCCAAACAAGGCATAATCATACACAGCAGGGTCGTCAGGGTTAAGCTGATGGAGATGATAGGTAAGTTGAAGTGCGTTGCTCCAGTTAGACTTATCATTTTCCAACAGTTCCAGCCTTTTGGCGACCCTCGCCACGTGTACGTCCAGTGGACAAACAAGCTGGCTGGGTTTGATCTTTTTCCAGATGCCAAAATCCACACCTGCATTGTCTTTACGAACCATCCAGCGGAGGTACATGTTGAGGCGTTTGCACGCTGATTTTCTGGCAGGCGTTGAAATGTGTTTTTTTGTTCGTTCGGGATGTTCGATTGAAAAGAAGTAGTTGTGAAAATGGATCAATGCCTGTTCCACTGTATCTTCTGTATAGGCCTTTGCCGGTACAAATGCTTCTTCCAGGGACTTGTGTTGCGAATAGTGGTATTGAAGAAATTCGATGAAATACAGTAGGTCTGTCGCGTTGAAGGTGCGGTGTGCAAAACCCAAAAATTTCTTCAGATCGGTGTCCTTGTGCTGAAGGATAAACTCGTAAGGAGCATTATCCATCCATTCCATGAGTCGTGAGCAGTTGTTGATGATAGAAGTGCGGTTACCCCAGGCAAGCACCGCGGCAAAAAGACCTGATATTTCTATATCCTGCTTTTTGCTAAAGCGGTGGGGTATGGAGATGGGGTCCTTAATAATAAAAGAAGGCTGATTATACAGCCTTACTTTTTCGTCCAATAAATTTTT is a genomic window containing:
- a CDS encoding TIGR02757 family protein, giving the protein MPDLKRLKNLLDEKVRLYNQPSFIIKDPISIPHRFSKKQDIEISGLFAAVLAWGNRTSIINNCSRLMEWMDNAPYEFILQHKDTDLKKFLGFAHRTFNATDLLYFIEFLQYHYSQHKSLEEAFVPAKAYTEDTVEQALIHFHNYFFSIEHPERTKKHISTPARKSACKRLNMYLRWMVRKDNAGVDFGIWKKIKPSQLVCPLDVHVARVAKRLELLENDKSNWSNALQLTYHLHQLNPDDPAVYDYALFGLGMAERF